A single Cottoperca gobio chromosome 3, fCotGob3.1, whole genome shotgun sequence DNA region contains:
- the ercc5 gene encoding DNA repair protein complementing XP-G cells homolog isoform X2 produces MGVHGLWRLLESTGKPINPETLEGKILAVDISIWLNQAVKGVRDHEGNSVQNAHLLTLFNRICKLLFFRIRPVFVFDGDAPLLKKQTLALRRQRKEELSRESKQTNEKLLKTFLKRQAIKAALGDKSKDPLPSLSTVRRDEVDDIYVLPALPAAEEKDKSSSEEEEEEEEKELEETDDGYHMYQGELYENPNSVDINSEEFASLPPEMKHEILKDMKEFSKRRRTMYQKPPERSGDFSQYQLAGLLQRNHLNQRLRGVENEMSQLSAGSAPQIYQHDGDQQSRSVESRRLVSEDNSHYILIKGSKKKETAPESQPATAAWSGSSLTGSKRRVADRPEPLWRPVGEEDAGVLGFSSEDSKPSVSKPSRRDSSPPSPRTLKAIQSAMNDSSDEEKVDQDNKDGGMSPRTLLAIQQALAEEEDGTVISSSSTKPQANVHRPAPQVVISSSEEEPEPDDVNSLPNGKSDFKGNPTGQSLHVKDGLFAGSSGGEIEGVIGQKNKALCFATLQQPHESEMKSEEETKKGQLARDIRTGSRGRDEPERRESEHGLITKPEGAADSNRNTLSSDLSAQLCGKPLTAETEMQPVLLKQRSNKGIVALEEGNGDDVKSERSEESESEESLIEVSDVEYKEEDTDDSLVSTGEKGSPDEVSEDETKQEEKPEEGLTDVPAEKERQTEETATESSSTPAINEWEHFDVDELEALESSLQVEQSNLRQLKQQQERMANTVTGQMHLESQELLRLFGVPFLVAPMEAEAQCAALDRADHTNGTITDDSDVWLFGGRHVYRNFFNQDKYVEHYQYSDMQNQLGLDRTKLINLAYLLGSDYTEGVPGVGYVTGMELLNEFPGPGLEPLTQLSEWWSVAQEKKRLVADPRDTKIKKKLRNLKLHPGFPNPAVAQAYLQPAVDQSDSFFSWGRPQLDMIKEFCLSRFGWSTRRTEETLQPVIKQLNTQQTQLRIDSFFRMEQREKQAIRSQRLRRAVTCLKRKEREGGEEEEDGEEEMPSPSKSKKGKAASKSPKKGGGGGGGGEREEERSAAGGGFLGSKVIVESPLPSLKDVSSTSQESLSVKAVPQSTKTVSQRARSSSSTSQESLSVKAVPQSTKTVSQRARSSSSTSQESLSVKAVPQSTKTVSQRARSSSSTSSSGEDSDGGGVGEVAMVTARSVFEGSRRGHGAKSTRGRGSARGKRRGKKL; encoded by the exons ATGGGAGTGCATGGACTCTGGAGGCTGCTGGAGAGTACAGGGAAACCCATCAACCCTGAGACTCTGGAGGGAAAGATCCTTGCTGTTG ACATCAGTATATGGCTGAACCAGGCAGTGAAGGGGGTGAGGGACCATGAAGGCAACAGCGTCCAGAACGCCCACCTCCTCACTCTCTTCAACCGCATCTGTAAGCTGCTCTTCTTCCGCATCAGGCCAGTCTTTGTGTTTGATGGGGACGCACCACTGCTGAAGAAACAGACTCTG GCTCTGAGGAGGCAGAGGAAAGAGGAGTTGAGCCGGGAGTCGAAACAAACCAATGAAAAACTCCTCAAGACATTCCTGAAGAGACAAGctattaaagctgcacttggAGACAAGAG TAAGGATCCTCTACCCAGCCTCTCCACTGTAAGGAGAGATGAAGTGGACGACATTTATGTTCTACCAGCCCTGCCAGCTGCAGAGGAGAAGGACAAAAGCAG TtccgaggaggaggaagaggaggaagagaaagagttGGAGGAGACGGATGATGGTTATCACATGTATCAG GGAGAATTGTATGAAAACCCCAACTCAGTGGACATCAACTCAGAGGAGTTTGCCAGCCTGCCTCCTGAAATGAAACATGAGATACTGAAAGACATGAAAGAGTTTTCCAAAAGACGCCGGACAATGTACCAAAAACCCCCAGAG CGCTCGGGAGACTTTTCACAGTACCAGTTGGCCGGCCTGCTGCAGAGGAACCATCTGAACCAGCGTCTGCGGGGTGTGGAGAACGAGATGAGCCAGCTGAGCGCCGGCAGCGCCCCACAGATTTACCAACATGACGGGGACCAGCAGAGTCGCAGTGTAGAATCACGCCGGCTGGTTTCAGAAGACAATTCCCACTATATCCTTATTAAAG GCTCCAAAAAGAAGGAGACTGCGCCCGAGAGCCAACCTGCAACTGCAGCCTGGTCCGGCAGCTCCCTGACGGGCTCAAAAAGACGAGTAGCGGACAGACCTGAGCCCCTGTGGCGTCCTGTTGGTGAGGAAGATGCAGGGGTGCTGGGTTTCTCCTCAGAAGACTCCAAACCCTCTGTCTCAAAACCGTCTCGGAGAGACTCATCACCTCCCTCTCCTCGTACACTTAAGGCGATCCAGTCTGCAATGAACGACAGCTCAGACGAGGAGAAGGTGGACCAGGACAATAAGGATGGTGGTATGTCCCCACGTACGCTGCTCGCAATCCAACAAGCTCTAGCTGAGGAGGAAGACGGGACAGTAATCAGCAGCTCGTCCACCAAACCGCAGGCTAACGTTCATCGTCCTGCGCCACAAGTGGTCATCAGCAGCTCAGAGGAAGAGCCGGAACCAGACGATGTGAACTCTCTGCCAAATGGAAAATCAGATTTTAAGGGGAACCCAACAGGCCAAAGTTTACATGTGAAAGATGGTTTGTTTGCTGGTAGTTCTGGAGGTGAGATAGAGGGCGTGATCGGTCAGAAAAATAAAGCACTTTGCTTTGCGACGCTGCAACAACCTCACGAGAGCGAGATGAAGTCAgaagaggagacaaagaaaggACAGTTGGCACGGGATATCAGGACGGGAAGTAGAGGGCGAGACGAGCCGGAGAGAAGAGAATCAGAGCATGGGCTGATCACAAAGCCAGAGGGTGCTGCGGACTCCAATCGAAACACATTATCCAGCGATCTCTCTGCGCAGCTGTGTGGAAAACCTCTCACTGCAGAGACTGAAATGCAACCTGTGCTGTTAAAGCAGAGGAGTAACAAGGGGATTGTAGCGCTAGAGGAGGGGAATGGAGATGATGTGAAGTCCGAGCGCAGTGAGGAGAGCGAGTCAGAAG AAAGCTTAATCGAGGTGTCTGACGTAGAATATAAAGAGGAAGATACAGATGATTCACTTGTAAGCACGGGAGAGAAAGGATCTccagatgaggtcagtgaggaTGAAACCAAGCAAGAAGAAAAACCAGAGGAAGGTTTGACAGATGTTCCagctgagaaagagagacagaccgaAGAGACGGCGACGGAATCCAGCTCAACTCCAGCGATCAATGAATGGGAACACTTTGATGTG GATGAGCTGGAGGCTCTAGAGAGCTctctgcaggtggagcagagcaACCTGAGGCAGctgaaacagcagcaggagaggatgGCGAACACAGTCACCGGACAGATGCACCTGGAGAGCCAG GAGCTGCTGCGGCTGTTTGGCGTGCCGTTCCTGGTTGCTCCGATGGAGGCCGAGGCTCAGTGTGCAGCACTCGACCGCGCTGACCACACAAACGGGACCATCACAGACGACTCGGATGTGTGGCTGTTTGGAGGGAGACACGTCTACAGGAACTTCTTCAACCAGGACAAATATGTTGAACACTACCAGTACAGTGACATGCAGAACCAACTGG gtcTAGACAGGACTAAACTGATAAACCTGGCTTACCTGCTGGGAAGTGACTACACAGAGGGCGTTCCAGGGGTCGGATATGTGACTGGCATGGAGCTACTGAATGAGTTCCCAGGGCCGGGCTTAGAGCCACTCACACAGTTAAG TGAATGGTGGTCAGTGGCTCAGGAGAAGAAGCGCCTGGTGGCTGATCCTCGGGACACAAAGATTAAGAAGAAATTGAGGAACCTGAAACTTCATCCTGGGTTTCCCAACCCTGCGGTGGCTCAGGCCTACCTGCAACCTGCTGTGGACCAGTCAGACAGCTTCTTCAGCTGGGGACGCCCACAACTCGACATGATCAAAGA ATTCTGTCTGAGTCGTTTCGGCTGGAGCACtcggaggacagaggagactCTTCAGCCTGTGATCAAGCAGCTCAACACCCAGCAG ACTCAGCTTCGGATCGACTCATTCTTCCGCATGGAGCAACGGGAAAAGCAGGCGATCCGCAGCCAGCGACTACGCAGAGCTGTCACCTGCttgaagagaaaggagagagaaggaggagaggaggaagaggacggtGAGGAGGAAATGCCATCCCCATCCAAATCTAAGAAAGGGAAGGCAGCAAGCAAGAGTCCAAagaaaggaggtggaggaggaggcggaggcgagagagaagaggagaggtcCGCTGCAGGAGGTGGGTTCCTGGGGTCGAAGGTGATTGTTGAATCTCCTCTTCCATCGCTGAAGGATGTGAGCAGCACCAGCCAGGAGTCCCTGTCAGTAAAGGCCGTCCCTCAGTCTACTAAGACTGTATCTCAGAGagccaggagcagcagcagcaccagccaGGAGTCCCTGTCAGTAAAGGCAGTCCCTCAGTCTACTAAGACTGTATCTCAGAGagccaggagcagcagcagcaccagccaGGAGTCCCTGTCAGTAAAGGCCGTCCCTCAGTCTACTAAGACTGTATCTCAGAGagccaggagcagcagcagcaccagcagctccGGTGAGGACAGcgatggtggtggtgttggggAAGTTGCTATGGTTACAGCCCGGTCGGTGTTCGAAGGCAGCCGGCGAGGCCATGGAGCGAAAAGCacaagagggagaggaagcgcaagaggaaagagaaggggGAAGAAATTgtga
- the ercc5 gene encoding DNA repair protein complementing XP-G cells homolog isoform X1 translates to MGVHGLWRLLESTGKPINPETLEGKILAVDISIWLNQAVKGVRDHEGNSVQNAHLLTLFNRICKLLFFRIRPVFVFDGDAPLLKKQTLALRRQRKEELSRESKQTNEKLLKTFLKRQAIKAALGDKSKDPLPSLSTVRRDEVDDIYVLPALPAAEEKDKSRSEASESSEEEEEEEEKELEETDDGYHMYQGELYENPNSVDINSEEFASLPPEMKHEILKDMKEFSKRRRTMYQKPPERSGDFSQYQLAGLLQRNHLNQRLRGVENEMSQLSAGSAPQIYQHDGDQQSRSVESRRLVSEDNSHYILIKGSKKKETAPESQPATAAWSGSSLTGSKRRVADRPEPLWRPVGEEDAGVLGFSSEDSKPSVSKPSRRDSSPPSPRTLKAIQSAMNDSSDEEKVDQDNKDGGMSPRTLLAIQQALAEEEDGTVISSSSTKPQANVHRPAPQVVISSSEEEPEPDDVNSLPNGKSDFKGNPTGQSLHVKDGLFAGSSGGEIEGVIGQKNKALCFATLQQPHESEMKSEEETKKGQLARDIRTGSRGRDEPERRESEHGLITKPEGAADSNRNTLSSDLSAQLCGKPLTAETEMQPVLLKQRSNKGIVALEEGNGDDVKSERSEESESEESLIEVSDVEYKEEDTDDSLVSTGEKGSPDEVSEDETKQEEKPEEGLTDVPAEKERQTEETATESSSTPAINEWEHFDVDELEALESSLQVEQSNLRQLKQQQERMANTVTGQMHLESQELLRLFGVPFLVAPMEAEAQCAALDRADHTNGTITDDSDVWLFGGRHVYRNFFNQDKYVEHYQYSDMQNQLGLDRTKLINLAYLLGSDYTEGVPGVGYVTGMELLNEFPGPGLEPLTQLSEWWSVAQEKKRLVADPRDTKIKKKLRNLKLHPGFPNPAVAQAYLQPAVDQSDSFFSWGRPQLDMIKEFCLSRFGWSTRRTEETLQPVIKQLNTQQTQLRIDSFFRMEQREKQAIRSQRLRRAVTCLKRKEREGGEEEEDGEEEMPSPSKSKKGKAASKSPKKGGGGGGGGEREEERSAAGGGFLGSKVIVESPLPSLKDVSSTSQESLSVKAVPQSTKTVSQRARSSSSTSQESLSVKAVPQSTKTVSQRARSSSSTSQESLSVKAVPQSTKTVSQRARSSSSTSSSGEDSDGGGVGEVAMVTARSVFEGSRRGHGAKSTRGRGSARGKRRGKKL, encoded by the exons ATGGGAGTGCATGGACTCTGGAGGCTGCTGGAGAGTACAGGGAAACCCATCAACCCTGAGACTCTGGAGGGAAAGATCCTTGCTGTTG ACATCAGTATATGGCTGAACCAGGCAGTGAAGGGGGTGAGGGACCATGAAGGCAACAGCGTCCAGAACGCCCACCTCCTCACTCTCTTCAACCGCATCTGTAAGCTGCTCTTCTTCCGCATCAGGCCAGTCTTTGTGTTTGATGGGGACGCACCACTGCTGAAGAAACAGACTCTG GCTCTGAGGAGGCAGAGGAAAGAGGAGTTGAGCCGGGAGTCGAAACAAACCAATGAAAAACTCCTCAAGACATTCCTGAAGAGACAAGctattaaagctgcacttggAGACAAGAG TAAGGATCCTCTACCCAGCCTCTCCACTGTAAGGAGAGATGAAGTGGACGACATTTATGTTCTACCAGCCCTGCCAGCTGCAGAGGAGAAGGACAAAAGCAGGTCAGAGGCCTCGGAAAG TtccgaggaggaggaagaggaggaagagaaagagttGGAGGAGACGGATGATGGTTATCACATGTATCAG GGAGAATTGTATGAAAACCCCAACTCAGTGGACATCAACTCAGAGGAGTTTGCCAGCCTGCCTCCTGAAATGAAACATGAGATACTGAAAGACATGAAAGAGTTTTCCAAAAGACGCCGGACAATGTACCAAAAACCCCCAGAG CGCTCGGGAGACTTTTCACAGTACCAGTTGGCCGGCCTGCTGCAGAGGAACCATCTGAACCAGCGTCTGCGGGGTGTGGAGAACGAGATGAGCCAGCTGAGCGCCGGCAGCGCCCCACAGATTTACCAACATGACGGGGACCAGCAGAGTCGCAGTGTAGAATCACGCCGGCTGGTTTCAGAAGACAATTCCCACTATATCCTTATTAAAG GCTCCAAAAAGAAGGAGACTGCGCCCGAGAGCCAACCTGCAACTGCAGCCTGGTCCGGCAGCTCCCTGACGGGCTCAAAAAGACGAGTAGCGGACAGACCTGAGCCCCTGTGGCGTCCTGTTGGTGAGGAAGATGCAGGGGTGCTGGGTTTCTCCTCAGAAGACTCCAAACCCTCTGTCTCAAAACCGTCTCGGAGAGACTCATCACCTCCCTCTCCTCGTACACTTAAGGCGATCCAGTCTGCAATGAACGACAGCTCAGACGAGGAGAAGGTGGACCAGGACAATAAGGATGGTGGTATGTCCCCACGTACGCTGCTCGCAATCCAACAAGCTCTAGCTGAGGAGGAAGACGGGACAGTAATCAGCAGCTCGTCCACCAAACCGCAGGCTAACGTTCATCGTCCTGCGCCACAAGTGGTCATCAGCAGCTCAGAGGAAGAGCCGGAACCAGACGATGTGAACTCTCTGCCAAATGGAAAATCAGATTTTAAGGGGAACCCAACAGGCCAAAGTTTACATGTGAAAGATGGTTTGTTTGCTGGTAGTTCTGGAGGTGAGATAGAGGGCGTGATCGGTCAGAAAAATAAAGCACTTTGCTTTGCGACGCTGCAACAACCTCACGAGAGCGAGATGAAGTCAgaagaggagacaaagaaaggACAGTTGGCACGGGATATCAGGACGGGAAGTAGAGGGCGAGACGAGCCGGAGAGAAGAGAATCAGAGCATGGGCTGATCACAAAGCCAGAGGGTGCTGCGGACTCCAATCGAAACACATTATCCAGCGATCTCTCTGCGCAGCTGTGTGGAAAACCTCTCACTGCAGAGACTGAAATGCAACCTGTGCTGTTAAAGCAGAGGAGTAACAAGGGGATTGTAGCGCTAGAGGAGGGGAATGGAGATGATGTGAAGTCCGAGCGCAGTGAGGAGAGCGAGTCAGAAG AAAGCTTAATCGAGGTGTCTGACGTAGAATATAAAGAGGAAGATACAGATGATTCACTTGTAAGCACGGGAGAGAAAGGATCTccagatgaggtcagtgaggaTGAAACCAAGCAAGAAGAAAAACCAGAGGAAGGTTTGACAGATGTTCCagctgagaaagagagacagaccgaAGAGACGGCGACGGAATCCAGCTCAACTCCAGCGATCAATGAATGGGAACACTTTGATGTG GATGAGCTGGAGGCTCTAGAGAGCTctctgcaggtggagcagagcaACCTGAGGCAGctgaaacagcagcaggagaggatgGCGAACACAGTCACCGGACAGATGCACCTGGAGAGCCAG GAGCTGCTGCGGCTGTTTGGCGTGCCGTTCCTGGTTGCTCCGATGGAGGCCGAGGCTCAGTGTGCAGCACTCGACCGCGCTGACCACACAAACGGGACCATCACAGACGACTCGGATGTGTGGCTGTTTGGAGGGAGACACGTCTACAGGAACTTCTTCAACCAGGACAAATATGTTGAACACTACCAGTACAGTGACATGCAGAACCAACTGG gtcTAGACAGGACTAAACTGATAAACCTGGCTTACCTGCTGGGAAGTGACTACACAGAGGGCGTTCCAGGGGTCGGATATGTGACTGGCATGGAGCTACTGAATGAGTTCCCAGGGCCGGGCTTAGAGCCACTCACACAGTTAAG TGAATGGTGGTCAGTGGCTCAGGAGAAGAAGCGCCTGGTGGCTGATCCTCGGGACACAAAGATTAAGAAGAAATTGAGGAACCTGAAACTTCATCCTGGGTTTCCCAACCCTGCGGTGGCTCAGGCCTACCTGCAACCTGCTGTGGACCAGTCAGACAGCTTCTTCAGCTGGGGACGCCCACAACTCGACATGATCAAAGA ATTCTGTCTGAGTCGTTTCGGCTGGAGCACtcggaggacagaggagactCTTCAGCCTGTGATCAAGCAGCTCAACACCCAGCAG ACTCAGCTTCGGATCGACTCATTCTTCCGCATGGAGCAACGGGAAAAGCAGGCGATCCGCAGCCAGCGACTACGCAGAGCTGTCACCTGCttgaagagaaaggagagagaaggaggagaggaggaagaggacggtGAGGAGGAAATGCCATCCCCATCCAAATCTAAGAAAGGGAAGGCAGCAAGCAAGAGTCCAAagaaaggaggtggaggaggaggcggaggcgagagagaagaggagaggtcCGCTGCAGGAGGTGGGTTCCTGGGGTCGAAGGTGATTGTTGAATCTCCTCTTCCATCGCTGAAGGATGTGAGCAGCACCAGCCAGGAGTCCCTGTCAGTAAAGGCCGTCCCTCAGTCTACTAAGACTGTATCTCAGAGagccaggagcagcagcagcaccagccaGGAGTCCCTGTCAGTAAAGGCAGTCCCTCAGTCTACTAAGACTGTATCTCAGAGagccaggagcagcagcagcaccagccaGGAGTCCCTGTCAGTAAAGGCCGTCCCTCAGTCTACTAAGACTGTATCTCAGAGagccaggagcagcagcagcaccagcagctccGGTGAGGACAGcgatggtggtggtgttggggAAGTTGCTATGGTTACAGCCCGGTCGGTGTTCGAAGGCAGCCGGCGAGGCCATGGAGCGAAAAGCacaagagggagaggaagcgcaagaggaaagagaaggggGAAGAAATTgtga